The Deinococcus sp. Leaf326 DNA segment CCTAACCCTGGGCTTGACCTCAGTGCCTGCGCTGGCGCAAGGCAACACGACGGGTACCACAACCCTTGGCACGACAACGACCGATACCACCACTCGGGACGATAACAACGGAATGGACTGGGGTTGGCTCGGCTTGCTCGGTCTCGCCGGTCTTGCCGGCCTCCGTCGCAAAGAACCTGTCGTCGTGCGCCACGATCAGACGACGACTCACCGCTGACTCCCGCACCTTCTCTGTCAGGCGGCCCTCGGCTCGCCTGATCTTTACGGTGAGCGTAAGAAGCAGCGTAGCGGAGGTGGGATATGGTGCCAATCTGGGGGCCAGAGGCTTACCCCCTAGCCCCCTGCCCGCCCATGCTCAGGCTGGTCTCCATCCTGCCAAGGCCGCAACTTGATCACGTTGCCTGCTGCCGCGCGTAAAACAGGGTCAACGTTCAAGTCAGGAAAAGCCGGAAGAGCTTTCCTGGGACGTTCACTTACGGCGCTTCCCTGTTCAGGTGGGTGAGCAGGACCTGCAGCACGGCGTCCGGAGCCTCTCGTGCCGGAAAATGACCGACTCCGTCTAATACCACGCGCCGGTACCCTTTAAGAAAGTGCGCCTCCAATCCAACAGATGAGGCAGGCTCATCACAGGTGTCCGACCCTCCCTGAATCATCAGCGTCGGAACATGAATCGTCTCGACCTCTGCCAAGATTCGTTCCAACTCGTCGTAGCGGTCGTCGTGATGTCGATCTGCTGGCTGTTCGGTTCTCCAACGACTGCGGTAACCACTTAGCGTGACCTCTGCCCAGTCCGGGGACTGAAAACTCTGGGCCGTCTGTTGAAACTCTTCCGGGGTAAACCAGCCCGGCGGGCTCCAGGTCTCCCACTGGAGCCTGGCGAAGCCCACTGGATCTGTACGGACAGCCTCCGCCCCCTGATCCAGGGCCATAAACCACTGATACCAGAACAGTCGTGCCTGTGAAAACGCAGGGAGGAGAAACCGGCCCCCCGGCTGATAGGCCAGTGCGAGCCCAGCGATAGCGGTGAAACGCTCAGGAGCGAGGGTCGCTAAGGTGTAAGCGGCCCTCGCTCCCCAGTCATGTCCAACCACAGCGCACTGCTTCACATGGAGGGCATTCAGGAGATCAAGGGCGTCTTGTGCCAGTGCTACGCCACGACCATCGCGAGGTGTTTCCTCGGAAAGAAAGCGCGTCGCTCCGAAGCCGCGCAGGTATGGAACGATCGTGCGGTAGCCGGCAGCCTGTAGGCCAGGAACAATCCCATTCCAACCCTGAAGATCATCAGGCCAGCCGTGGAGCAGCAGAACGACCGACCCATCCGAGGGTCCTCCATCCTCGTAGGCGATGTCGAGGGTAGTGGTCTGGACCTGTCGAAGGGACATACTTCAAAGTCTAGGGGTTGCGGAGCATCTCTCCTCGCCACCTTGTTCATCCGGCCAAGGAAATTGTGGACTTCTCGAATGGTGGATCTATTATCGTATGCACGATAGAGCGCATAAATTGACCTCTTATTTTGTTAGACCAGCGGTCAACTATCTTCAAACGGTTCTACTACTTGAGCCAACATCTGAGATCAAGCTTTATCACTCAAGCTACTATCAAGATCCTGATCGGGAATTGCATATAGCATGCCCGCCCAGCGCGATGCGAGTACGAAAATATCTGGGTTACCTTTTCCTATCTTGGAGTGTTTTATGCCTATTCCCCCCATTCTCATAGCGTTCTGGTTGATCGGGTTATTGTCTCTCCTGCTCTTAGGAAGTAGTGGATGGTTGATCTGGGAATGGTATGACAACTGGGTAAGAGATCTACCTGCTAATCCACGCTTCCTGATTGGCGGACTGGTGTTGCTCACCTTGGGCTTCCTGGGTCGGCCTCTGGTCCTTCCTTTCCTCGGGCGCAAGCTCCGCGCAGGTGAGGAAGATCCTCGCCCGCTGACTGGGGGGACCATCGAACGGCTGACGCGACCTGACGGCACTGTGCTCCACATCGAGGCGCATGGCCCAGGAGATGCACCTGTCCTCCTGTTTACGCACGGTTGGGGCTTGAGCAGCGCTGAGTGGTTTTACGCAAAGCAACACCTCGGCGACCGGTACCGCCTGCTGCTCTGGGATCTTCCTGGCTTGGGACAGTCGCGCGAAGCCCAGAGACATGATCGGGACTTGAGACATTTCGCAGGTGATCTGAATGCAGTCCTGGATTTGGCGGGGGATCGACCGGTCCTCCTGTGTGGTCACAGCATTGGCGGGATGATCACCCTGACGTTTTGCCGACTGTTCCCTGAGCGTTTGTCCCAGCAGGTCAAGGGGATTGTCCTGATCCATACGACCTATACCAACCCGGTCAATACTGCGCCAGGCGCACGCTTCCTTCGGCCACTCCAGCGCTTTATTCTAAGCCCGATGTGCTCATTTACTCTTGTGTTATCACCGTTGATGCGAGTCACGAATTTTTTGTGTGAACTCAATGGAAGTGCGCATATCCTGAACCATTTCATGCAGTTTGGAAGACAGGAAACATCTGGACAGTTGCGGTTCTTCACGTCCTTGGGGCAACGCGCTAATCCCGCTGTAGTCGCGCGCGGCATGCAAGCTATGATGGACTACGATGCGCTGGACATTCTTCCTCAAATTAATGTCCCAACTCT contains these protein-coding regions:
- a CDS encoding WGxxGxxG family protein, with translation MKQETKTVLLVLTLGLTSVPALAQGNTTGTTTLGTTTTDTTTRDDNNGMDWGWLGLLGLAGLAGLRRKEPVVVRHDQTTTHR
- a CDS encoding alpha/beta fold hydrolase, which produces MSLRQVQTTTLDIAYEDGGPSDGSVVLLLHGWPDDLQGWNGIVPGLQAAGYRTIVPYLRGFGATRFLSEETPRDGRGVALAQDALDLLNALHVKQCAVVGHDWGARAAYTLATLAPERFTAIAGLALAYQPGGRFLLPAFSQARLFWYQWFMALDQGAEAVRTDPVGFARLQWETWSPPGWFTPEEFQQTAQSFQSPDWAEVTLSGYRSRWRTEQPADRHHDDRYDELERILAEVETIHVPTLMIQGGSDTCDEPASSVGLEAHFLKGYRRVVLDGVGHFPAREAPDAVLQVLLTHLNREAP
- a CDS encoding alpha/beta fold hydrolase; amino-acid sequence: MPIPPILIAFWLIGLLSLLLLGSSGWLIWEWYDNWVRDLPANPRFLIGGLVLLTLGFLGRPLVLPFLGRKLRAGEEDPRPLTGGTIERLTRPDGTVLHIEAHGPGDAPVLLFTHGWGLSSAEWFYAKQHLGDRYRLLLWDLPGLGQSREAQRHDRDLRHFAGDLNAVLDLAGDRPVLLCGHSIGGMITLTFCRLFPERLSQQVKGIVLIHTTYTNPVNTAPGARFLRPLQRFILSPMCSFTLVLSPLMRVTNFLCELNGSAHILNHFMQFGRQETSGQLRFFTSLGQRANPAVVARGMQAMMDYDALDILPQINVPTLIIAASGDKATLPAASDLMATTIPQAKQVTLAPAGHLGLIEHHEEWARAVSEFAEACLKRG